The sequence TCCTTGAGCGATTCGAGGTCGGTGGAGAAACTGATCCGCGCCAGCGTCTCCTTCATCTCCGCTTCGGTGATCTTTTCCTTGGCGAGCATCCGCTCCAGGCTCTTGGTGATGGTCTTCAGGGCCCTGTCCCAGGCCGTCGCGCTCACGTCCACGGCCCTGACCTGGAAGCCCGCCTGGGCGGCGACCTGCATGATCCCCACGCCCATGCTGCCGGTGCCCGCGACGCCAACTGCCTTGATGTCTCCGCTGTTCATTGCATCCTCCACTTGGGTTGAAATTGGTTCATTTATTCGTGAAATTCGGCTTCCGCTTCTCCGCGAAGGCCTTGAGGCCCTCTTTGGCGTCGCGGGTCTTGAGGTTTTCAAGTCCGTGCTTGCGTTCGATCTCCAGGGCCTGCTCCATGGGCAGTTCAAGTCCATCCTGGACCGAGGCCTTGATGAAACCGAGGGCCTTGCCTGCCCCGGATGCCAGCGCCGTCGCGAATTCCATGACCTCGGCGGAAAAGGTCTCCGCATCCAGGACCCGGTCCACGAGGCCGATCTCCAAGGCTTCCTCCGGTCCCAGGACCCTTCCGCGCAGCAGGATGTCCAGCGCCTTGGAAAGGCCCACCAATCGCGGCAGCCGCTGGGTTCCCCCCGCGCCCGGAACGATGCCCAGGCCCGCTTCCGGCAGGCCGATGAGCGCCTTCCCCCGCGTCATGAAGCGGTAGTCGCAGGCCAGGGCCAATTCGCAGCCCCCGCCCAGCGCGTGGCCGTTGATGGCCGCGATCACGACCTTCTTCATGCGCGGAAGCATGGAATAGGCCTCCTGCAACAGCTTTGAAAAGGCCTCGGATTCAACGAGGTCCATGGCGGCCATTTCCTTGATGTCCGCCCCGGCGATGAACGCCTTGTCCAAGGCGCTGGTGATGACCACCACTGTCACCTCCTCCATGCGCTCCACCTCGCCGAAGGCCCCGAAAAGCTCTTCGCCGAAGGCCCGGTTGAGGGCGTTCGTGGAGGGCCGGTGCAGGCTCAGCTTCAGGACCCGGCCCATGGTTTCCATGGTGATGAATTGATAGTCCACGGATTCACCCGACCTTGAGAATGAGGGAGGCCGCCGTATCGCCCGCGGCGCAGCCCGAGAAGAGCAGGTAGCCGCCCCCCTTGAGGGCAAGTTCCTCGATCCCCTCGATGACGAGGCGGGCGCCGGTGGGGGCCTGGGGATGGCCGAAGATCAGGGAGGACCCGAAGTTGTTCATGGCATTCGCATCCAGCCCCAG comes from Holophagaceae bacterium and encodes:
- a CDS encoding enoyl-CoA hydratase/isomerase family protein: MDYQFITMETMGRVLKLSLHRPSTNALNRAFGEELFGAFGEVERMEEVTVVVITSALDKAFIAGADIKEMAAMDLVESEAFSKLLQEAYSMLPRMKKVVIAAINGHALGGGCELALACDYRFMTRGKALIGLPEAGLGIVPGAGGTQRLPRLVGLSKALDILLRGRVLGPEEALEIGLVDRVLDAETFSAEVMEFATALASGAGKALGFIKASVQDGLELPMEQALEIERKHGLENLKTRDAKEGLKAFAEKRKPNFTNK